Sequence from the Rhizobium sp. TH2 genome:
CCGCAACCACCATGCCGCCCACGGCATTGGTGCCCATGATATGCGAGTTGTCGTAAATCTCGATCCGGCGGGGCGGGTAGGGCAGGCTGAATGTCTCGACCATGCCGTTGAGCAGCCGTGCCTGTGAACTCGTCTCGGCCAGTTGCCGGCCATGGGCCTCACGCGCGTTGTTGAGTGCATGCTCGACCACTTCGCGCTTCTCGCCTCGCTGCGGCGTGTTGATATGCACGCGAAAGCCCGAGCGCTCCGTCAGAGCATCCGAGAGCAATTGTTGCTCTTCGATGGCCTCTGACAGCAGAATATGCCGTGGACATGGCTTGTCATCATAGAATTGTGCCAAGAACGCGTTCAACACTTCAGCGCCGCTGAGCGCGGGATCGGCTTTAGGGAAGTACGCACGGTTGCCCCAGTTTTGGCCTGTCCGGTAGAAGAACACCTGGATGCAGCTGAGCCCGCCATCGTGATAAATGGCGAAGACATCCGCTTCCTCGATCGAGGCGAGGTTGATGCCCTGGTGGCTCTGCACATGCGACAGTGCCGCCAGCCGGTCGCGATAGACTGCCGCGCGCTCGAAATCGAGATCCTCGGCCGCCTCGTTCATGCCCTTGGCAATCGTAGCCTTGACCAGTTGGCTGCGGCCCGAAAGGAAGTCGCGTGCCTCGGTCACCAGTTCGGCATAGTCCTCGTCGCTGACCTCATGCGTACAGGGCCCGGCACAGCGCTTGATCTGGTAGAGCAGACAGGGCCGGGTGCGACTTTCGAACACGGAATCCGTGCATGTCCTGAGCAGGAAGGCACGCTGCAGCGAATTGATTGTCCGCCCGACCGCGATTGCCGAGGCGAACGGCCCGAAATAATCGCCCTTGCGGACGCGCGCACCGCGATGCTTCATGATCGCCGGCGCGCGATGCCCGCCCGAGATCAGGATATAAGGAAAACTCTTGTCGTCGCGCAGCAGCACGTTGAAGCGCGGCCTGAGCCGCTTGATCAGGTTCGCCTCGAGCAGCAGCGCCTCGGTTTCCGTCCTGGTGATGACGAATTCCATATTGGCGGTCAGCCGCACCATCTGGCCGATGCGATTGGAATGAACACGGCCGGCTGCATAATTGCCGACACGCTTCTTCAGCGAGCGCGCCTTGCCGACATAGAGCACTTCATTGTCCGCATTCAGCATGCGGTAGACGCCGGGGCTATTGGGCAATTGCTTGACGAATTCGCCGATCAGTTCCATGCCGGTCAGGCTGGTCTCGAGCCGCGGCGTCTCGTTCCAGGCGATTGTCGCGCCGGTCGCATCTGTCAGCAGCACATCCGCAGCGACCGCCGGTGCCTCCATGACATCGTCGTCGTCTTCCTCAATCGCGTTCTCGTCATAGAGAATGCCGCCGTCGTCAGGCGTGCGTCCGTTCATTCCACGACCTCCGCCACATCGGGCGTCTGCCAGGCCAGATGCTGGCCGCCATCGAGCGCGATCATCTGGCCGGTGAGCGACGGTGTATCATGCAGGTATCGGATCGTCCGGCCGAACTCGTCGAGATCGGCACCCTTTTTCATGATCAGGCCCGCCGTCTGCTTTTCAAAATCGGCCTGTGTCTGGCGTGCGGCCGGCAGCGTGGGACCGGGACCGATCGCGTTGACGCGGATGCGTGGGGCCAGCGCCTGTGCCGCTGTCTTGGTCGCCATATAGAGTGCCGCCTTCGAAAGCGTATAGGAATAGAATCGCGGGGTGGGGGACCAGACCCGCTGGTCGATGATATTGACCACAAGCCCGCTGACGGATTCCGGCAGTTGCCGCGCGAAATCGCGCACCAGGATCGATGGCGCCTTCACATGGATCTCGAAATGCTCGTCGAACAGCGCTTCGTCGAAATGCTCGACGCTGTCCTGGCGGAAAATCGAGGCATTGTTGACCAGCACGCCGAGCGGCCCGAGATGTGCGACCGCCTCCGCGATGATGGTTTGGCGCTCTTTTCGGTCGGTCAGGTCGCCGGAAACCACCGCCGCGCGGCCGCCCGCCGCCACGATCTCGTCGCGCAACGAGCTTGCCAGGTCGATAGACCGTGACGCGTGGATAGCAACGGCATAATCATGGCTCGCGAGTTCCCTGACAATCGCCGCGCCGATACGCTGGGCGCCGCCGGTGACAAGCACTGTCTTCAGTTGCCGGGATGTCAATTCAGGACCTTCAGAATCACGTTTGGATATCCGTTAATAGATATAGTGCGGCTTAGGCTGGTACAAACCCAAACGTAGAGGATTTTTTAACCGTAATATTCGATGTAATATTTCATCTAATTTTCAGTTTATGTTGCGCGGGTGATGGTGCATCTATATGTATAGTGAATGAATAGTTGATTATTGGATTGTTTCATTGATAAAATAACACAACATTGCCATGATTTATTCATGCTTTGGTAACTTCATTTCCCCATTTAGGAGGCATCAATTCTTTCAGTCCGGGAGCGGATTGATGTTCAGAACTGGTGCTGGAAATCGCGGGGTCCGCCGGTCCGGCACGGGAAATTAAGGAGTAGTAACATGCGTAACCTCATCAAGACCCTCACGGCTTCGGTCATCCTCGTTTCCGCCGCTGCCGGCTTTGCCCGCGCGGCTGATGCCATCGACGAGATTCCGTTGGCGCCTGAAGCCGTCGAAACCGTCACATCAGGCAACTGGGAAGGTGCCTATGTCGGCGGCAAGCTCACCCACCAGTGGGGTAAGGTCAAGGACACCAAGGATTATGACGCCAATGGTTTCGGCGGCGGCGTCTATACCGGCTACAACAAGCAGAACGGCCAGATCGTCTACGGTGTCGAAGCCGACGTGAACTATTCGGGCATCGACAAGGGCTACAACGGCGTCGAATCCGAGCAGGGCGTCAACGGCTCGCTGCGCGCCCGCGTCGGCTACGATCTCTCGCCGGCCCTAGTCTATGCGACCGGCGGTCTGGCTGCCACCAATCTGGAGAGCAAGGACGCAACGTCGAGCGACAGCAAGAACTTGATCGGCGTGACCATCGGCGCCGGCGTGGAAACCAAGATCACCGAATCGATCACGGCACGTACCGAGTATCGCTTTACCAACTACCAGAGCCAGACCTTCGATCTCGATTCCGGCGCCACCGAACGCGGCCTGAAAGATCACCAGGTCAATATCGGCCTGGGCGTAAAGTTCTGATCTCGCTGCAACGCGTTCCATTCCCAATCGTCGGGGGACGAGGGGCCGGGTGAAAACCCGGCCCCGATTTTATTTCGGCGCTTGCGGCACCATGTCGGCATGGGCGGGAAAGAACTTCTCGAATTTCTTCGTCCAGTTCCTGAGCTTCGGGCGGCCCTTTTCCCATTGGCCGGGAAAACGCAAGCCCAGATAGCCGATCAGCGCCGCGAGCGCGAAGTGGCCGCCGTGCAGGTTCTTGTTGGTCTTCGGCAGGTTGGCTTCAATATGATCGAGCCCGCGCGTCACCTTCACCCACTGCCGGTCTATCCACGGCTGGTGAACGAGTTCGGCCGGCCGCATGCGCCTTTCATAGACGATCGCCAGCAGGCAGTCGGTGATTCCGTCGCACAGCGCCTCGAACACCTCCGCCTCGGTCCTCTTTTCCGGATTGCGCGGGTAAAGCCCGTTCTTCGTCATGCGGTTGAAATATTGCATGATCGCCCTGGAGTCATAGACCGACGGCATATCCTCGCGGATCAGCACCGGAATCTTGCCGAGCGGGTTGTTGCCGGTCAGGAGTTCCGGTGATTCTTCGGTATTGGTCGTGACGCTCTCGACATCGAGGCCGAGATATTTCGCTGCCATCCGCGCTTTGGCGGAATAGGGCGAGGTGGGCGAGTAAAGCAGTTTCATTTGTATCCTCAAGGCAGGGCGGGAAGGTTGACGATGCGGGCGCGGCAGGCATTCCTGTCGGTCTCGTCGCAATCTCGGAAGGCAAGCGATTTGGTCATGCAAACGCGGATTTCAATGAGTTGCCCGCCTTGGCAGGAAACGGCGACACCCTTGTGCGTCAGGCCCGGATTGGCCTTCGTCATCAGGGTCTCGATCTCGTCGACAGCAAGCCTGCGTGGAAGTCGTCCGTCGAACACGACTGGCGGCACACGCACTCTCTGATAGGCAGCCCTCAACGTCTGGAAATAAGTCCGCTGGTTCAGCCCCGAACAGCTGCCGTGCTTGCGCCATTCGTGACCCGCAAGCCCCGCCGAGGGGATGATGTCGAACATGGTCCGCGCAAGCGCCTGCGGCACCCGTTCCGGCTCGCGGCTGGAGCAGTATTCCGGCCAGCCCCGCTCGTTCTGCGGCCACAATCCATGCACGATGAACGTATAGGGACGACGGCCGCTGCATTGTGCGGTCGAACCGTCCCGGTCGTTCGCCGCACACCAGCTCGGCGACCACGAGAGCGACAGAACATAAAAATCAAAATCGTCGGCAAACGCCCGGCTCCCACTGGCGAGCAGGAACACGGCCATGAGAACTCGGGTAGCGATGCGCTTCATCCGTCGTTTCCGGTTTCCCAGCCGATCGTGTTGCGGATCGTCGAGCAGTCCTTGCCGTAGATATGCCACGGATCGAGCCCCGCGATGCAGAATTCAAGCCCCGAAAGAAGCGGCGTGCCGGCAAAGCCCCATGGTTTTTCCAGGAGATACCACATGTCGCGTATCGTGCCGTCGTTCATCCGCGCCTTGGCATGGCACCATTTGCGGGCGACGGTATGCGTCTCGTCGCGCTTGCTGTCGAGCCGCTCGCGCGGATGGATGACCTCGACGAGGAAAATCTTCGTCTTGGTATAGCCGCGGAACTTGGAATCCACCTTCTGCTTCAGCGTCTCGATGACCCAGGGCGTCGTGCAATAGTCGGTCGGATCCGGCAGGCGGAGTTCACCGGCCGCCGCGTTGCCAGCCGGCACCAGCGCGGTCAGCGTCAGCGCGAGGGAAAGCGCGGTGCGAGCGAGAAACATCGTCATGACTCCGATAGCTAGGTGCCGCACCTTGATCCGGATGCGAATGCCGGGTCAAGTGCAAACCTGTCACACTTGCCGGTCTATAAATCGGCCCCGCTGCGATTACGTCTATTGAGGCCAGAAGTCCATGAAGCTCGTCCATATCTCCGACATCCATATCAACCCCGAGCCGATCCTCGGCATCGATCCGGTGGCCAATTTCAAGGCCTGCATCGATCACGTCGCCGAATTCCAGTCCGATGCCGACCGCGTCGTCATCACCGGCGACCTGACTCACCACGGCCGGCGCGAAAGCTACGAGCTGCTGCGCGGGATGCTCGACCAAAGCGCATTGAAGAACGACCTCGCGCCGCGCCTGCTGATCGGCAATCACGATGACCGCGACACATTCCGCGCCGTTTTCCCGGAAGCCGCGGCCGATCACAACGGCCACGTCCAATGGTACGAGGACGTCGCCGCCGGCCGCTTTATCTATCTCGATACCGCCGAGAAAGGCACCCATGCCGGCCATTACGGCGAGGAACGCCGCGCATGGCTGACCCATGTGCTCGACCTCGCGCGGGAGGATGGCGTGCCGGCCTGGCTCTTCATGCACCACAATCCGGCCGCCGTGCATGTCGCCAATGCCGACCAGATCGGCCTTGTCGACGAAGCCGCATTCCAGGCGCTGATTTCGGATTATCGCGACGTCGTGCGCCACATCTTCTTCGGCCATTGTCACTATACGCTGAGCGGCATGATCGACGGCGTGCCTTTCTCGGCGCCGCGTTCGACCTGCCACACATGCTGGCCGGATTTCTCCGGCATCGCCGACCGCATGGGCTATGGCGACCTCGTACCCAACTACAATGTCTGCATGCTCAACGAGCGTTCGACGGTGATTCATTCGGTCGATTTTCTCGATCAGCACAAGGTGAAGTGGCTGGTGGAATGAGCACATGGGAAAAAATTGCCATACGTCAAAAAAAGTACGACAATTTAAGCATTGGTTAAATATGGGACAGAAAATGGATCCATGCGAGGGAATTGTTAACTCTGGAATAGTGTGACTTTATTAGAACGGTAGCCTACTGCTGAGCGGGGGCTTCAACATGCATTCCAAAAGAGATCACTTCAGCGCAATCGGGCGCGACAAATCCGGAAATTTCGGGATAATCCTTGCGCTACTGATGGCGCCCATCGCGCTCGCGATGGGAACTGCCATCGACTATGGCTATGCGCTGAGCGTCAGAACCGAAATGCAGAGCGCAGCCGATATCGCGGCCGTTCAGGCACTTTCTGAGCAATCAGCCGGTGTCATCGCAGCCTTGACACAGAGCCTGAGCGGCGAACTCCAACTCGCGGAAACCGACGCCGGATATCTCTTTGAAGCCAACCTGCAGAAAATGTCCAAGGATTATCTCAATTCGAAAGAGATCAACATCGTCCGGACTGGCGACACATTCGTTTCCACTGTGAGCTTCAAGGCGACCGTCCCCACCAGCTTTCTCGGCATGTTCGGCGTGCGCAAGATTGAGGTCGCCGGAATCGCGAAGGGCGTCTATGTGCCCGCGAGCTACATCGATTTCCATCTAATGCTCGACAATTCGCCCTCTATGGGCTTGGGAGCCACGACTGCGGATATCGCCAAGCTGGAAGCGAACACGCCCGACAAGTGCGCGTTTGCATGTCACGAAACGACGAAAGCCGATAACTACTATAAACTTGCAAAATCACTCGGCGTGATGACGCGCATCGAGCTCGTCAGCGAAGCTGCGCAGAAAATGATGGAGACAGCCGAAGATACTCGTCGCCACAAGGACCAATATCGTATGGCGGTGTATTCCATGGGTGCGAAGGCGGAGGAACCCGCACTCACCAATGTCGCCGAACTGTCGTCAAATCTGGACACGGTAAAAACGAACACCAAGAAGATCGATCTGATGTCCATTCCCAAGCAGAACTACAAGCAGGACCAGATGACAGATCTTTTGACCAATCTGACCGCACTTAAAGATAGCATGGGCAAGTCGGGAAGCGGCATGAATTCCGGGGATCGCAAGAAGGTTCTGTTTCTTGTCAGCGATGGTGTCGAAGACGTTTACAGGCCGATCGGATGCATACGCGCGCCAATCTCCAGTGGTGACAACAAGGGAAGATGCCAAGCGCCGTTGGATAGTTCGATCTGCCAGAAAATCAAGGAAAATGGCGTTTCAATTGCTGTGCTCTATACAACTTATCATCCCATCGAACGAGATGGTTGGTACAACAAGCATATCAAGCCCTTTAGACCAGACATCGGTACGCATATGAAAGCCTGCGCTTCCGAAGGTCTCTTCTTCGAAGTTTCCCCGTCTCAGGGCATCGACGAGGCGATGAACGCCCTGTTCATGAAAGTCGTCAACATGCCACGGCTGACGCAATAAAGGGTCTCACTCACCTCTGCCCCACCCGCAAGGAGACAGGCCGAAGCGATCCTGCGCCAGCCGCTCCTTGAGGAGCGGCAGCAGGATGGCGCCGGGAGTAATGCGAAGTCAAACGATGCCGAGGGGGCCAGCAAGCATCGCAAGTCCGGCAACCAACAGCACGGCAGCCATGACCTGCGCCATGCGCTTTCCGCCGGGCGCCAGCTTCTCGAGCGCGACATAGAGCGCGATGCCGACGATCCACCAGATGTTCATGACGCCGCCGACGAAAAGGAGCGACATCAGGGCCCAGCAGCACCCCAGGCAGTAGCGGCCATGAATGAGCCCCATGCGGAACGCTGCGGCGCGCCCCGTTCGCCGATGCCGTGTGAGCGCTTCCACGGGGCCGCGGCAGTGATCGAGGCAGGCGGCTTTCACGGGAGACAATTGATAGAGACCGGCACCAATCAGGACCACTGCTGCGAGATAGGGCGTGGCAAGGTTCATGTACATCGCCGATACCAATCCGCTGGCCGACAAAAGGCCCTGCGCCGCGGTCGCCACCAGGCTGAACCCCGCCCATATGACGAGGTAACCGGAGAGAAATTCGAGAGGCCCCCAGGCGCCGCGATCGCGATTGAGCGCGCCGTAAAGCAGGATGGTCGGAGCGGCGCTAGGAACCATCATGGCGACCATCATCAGCCACCACATGAAGAAAATGACGACCGCGTAGCCAGGCGTCCAAACCATGGGCATGATCATGTCAGGCATGCCGCCGATCAGCGCCCCGGCAGGCCCCGTGTCCAGCGACATGCCGAGCGATGACATGCCGGTTCCCGCCCCCGACAGGACGAAGCAGGCCGAGGCCGTGACGCCGATCAGAAGCGCCCCGATGACGATCACGCGATCGCGGGTTAGGATGCGTTCGACGATCGATTGGTTCACGGTCCGTCCTCAGGCAGCGTGTTCGATCACACCCTGGCCGTTCATGTACACCCGGCAGATATGCGCGTGCGTATTCTTGCTCTTTTCAAGGGAGATAGCGCCAAAGGTCCGTGTCGTGCCGCTGGCCACTTCGGCAACTCGATATTCGAATCCGTGCGGCAGGTTGATGCGAGCGCGATGCTCCTGGCCGGTCACGGGATTGCGGATCGGTTCGACGTCCAGATCGAACACATCGGGCACACGAACATATCCCGTTCGTGATTCCATATCGATGCGCAAGTCTATCGGCTTGGTCAGTGTTTCCAGCTTGTTCGGTGCCATCTTGCTGAAGACCCAGAACATGGTTGCCATGTCCTCGGTCTCGCCTCCGGTGACGATCGTTTCGATGGCCTCGCGTTGTTCCGGTGTAGTGGCCGAATCCACCACCAATTGTATCGTGCCGTTGCCGAGATGGATCGGACCCGGCCAATGCGCCGTCAGCGCGATCTTCACGCCGTCCAGCCGGACATCGCCGAAATGGCCCGACTTGACGATGAAGCCCACGGCCGCTTCGCAATTGTCATGGGTCGGAAGCGAATTGAACTGGCAAGGACATCCGGGATCGCAATTGCAGTTCGCGATTTCCAGTGCATCGATCTCCCAAGGTATCATGGAAACCTCCCCCAAAACCGATCTTGGTGATACCTAATATAGATA
This genomic interval carries:
- a CDS encoding phosphodiesterase — translated: MKLVHISDIHINPEPILGIDPVANFKACIDHVAEFQSDADRVVITGDLTHHGRRESYELLRGMLDQSALKNDLAPRLLIGNHDDRDTFRAVFPEAAADHNGHVQWYEDVAAGRFIYLDTAEKGTHAGHYGEERRAWLTHVLDLAREDGVPAWLFMHHNPAAVHVANADQIGLVDEAAFQALISDYRDVVRHIFFGHCHYTLSGMIDGVPFSAPRSTCHTCWPDFSGIADRMGYGDLVPNYNVCMLNERSTVIHSVDFLDQHKVKWLVE
- a CDS encoding DUF1326 domain-containing protein; translation: MIPWEIDALEIANCNCDPGCPCQFNSLPTHDNCEAAVGFIVKSGHFGDVRLDGVKIALTAHWPGPIHLGNGTIQLVVDSATTPEQREAIETIVTGGETEDMATMFWVFSKMAPNKLETLTKPIDLRIDMESRTGYVRVPDVFDLDVEPIRNPVTGQEHRARINLPHGFEYRVAEVASGTTRTFGAISLEKSKNTHAHICRVYMNGQGVIEHAA
- a CDS encoding DUF2182 domain-containing protein; its protein translation is MNQSIVERILTRDRVIVIGALLIGVTASACFVLSGAGTGMSSLGMSLDTGPAGALIGGMPDMIMPMVWTPGYAVVIFFMWWLMMVAMMVPSAAPTILLYGALNRDRGAWGPLEFLSGYLVIWAGFSLVATAAQGLLSASGLVSAMYMNLATPYLAAVVLIGAGLYQLSPVKAACLDHCRGPVEALTRHRRTGRAAAFRMGLIHGRYCLGCCWALMSLLFVGGVMNIWWIVGIALYVALEKLAPGGKRMAQVMAAVLLVAGLAMLAGPLGIV
- a CDS encoding ribonuclease translates to MKRIATRVLMAVFLLASGSRAFADDFDFYVLSLSWSPSWCAANDRDGSTAQCSGRRPYTFIVHGLWPQNERGWPEYCSSREPERVPQALARTMFDIIPSAGLAGHEWRKHGSCSGLNQRTYFQTLRAAYQRVRVPPVVFDGRLPRRLAVDEIETLMTKANPGLTHKGVAVSCQGGQLIEIRVCMTKSLAFRDCDETDRNACRARIVNLPALP
- a CDS encoding glutathione S-transferase yields the protein MKLLYSPTSPYSAKARMAAKYLGLDVESVTTNTEESPELLTGNNPLGKIPVLIREDMPSVYDSRAIMQYFNRMTKNGLYPRNPEKRTEAEVFEALCDGITDCLLAIVYERRMRPAELVHQPWIDRQWVKVTRGLDHIEANLPKTNKNLHGGHFALAALIGYLGLRFPGQWEKGRPKLRNWTKKFEKFFPAHADMVPQAPK
- a CDS encoding TadE/TadG family type IV pilus assembly protein, producing MHSKRDHFSAIGRDKSGNFGIILALLMAPIALAMGTAIDYGYALSVRTEMQSAADIAAVQALSEQSAGVIAALTQSLSGELQLAETDAGYLFEANLQKMSKDYLNSKEINIVRTGDTFVSTVSFKATVPTSFLGMFGVRKIEVAGIAKGVYVPASYIDFHLMLDNSPSMGLGATTADIAKLEANTPDKCAFACHETTKADNYYKLAKSLGVMTRIELVSEAAQKMMETAEDTRRHKDQYRMAVYSMGAKAEEPALTNVAELSSNLDTVKTNTKKIDLMSIPKQNYKQDQMTDLLTNLTALKDSMGKSGSGMNSGDRKKVLFLVSDGVEDVYRPIGCIRAPISSGDNKGRCQAPLDSSICQKIKENGVSIAVLYTTYHPIERDGWYNKHIKPFRPDIGTHMKACASEGLFFEVSPSQGIDEAMNALFMKVVNMPRLTQ
- the uvrC gene encoding excinuclease ABC subunit UvrC, encoding MNGRTPDDGGILYDENAIEEDDDDVMEAPAVAADVLLTDATGATIAWNETPRLETSLTGMELIGEFVKQLPNSPGVYRMLNADNEVLYVGKARSLKKRVGNYAAGRVHSNRIGQMVRLTANMEFVITRTETEALLLEANLIKRLRPRFNVLLRDDKSFPYILISGGHRAPAIMKHRGARVRKGDYFGPFASAIAVGRTINSLQRAFLLRTCTDSVFESRTRPCLLYQIKRCAGPCTHEVSDEDYAELVTEARDFLSGRSQLVKATIAKGMNEAAEDLDFERAAVYRDRLAALSHVQSHQGINLASIEEADVFAIYHDGGLSCIQVFFYRTGQNWGNRAYFPKADPALSGAEVLNAFLAQFYDDKPCPRHILLSEAIEEQQLLSDALTERSGFRVHINTPQRGEKREVVEHALNNAREAHGRQLAETSSQARLLNGMVETFSLPYPPRRIEIYDNSHIMGTNAVGGMVVAGPEGFVKSQYRKFNIKSEELTPGDDFGMMREVMTRRFSRLIKEEGIPDRSQSAPEDAPFPAWPDIILIDGGQGQMTAVRAILEELGITDSVIAIGVAKGQDREAGRERFFQLGKQSFSLPPRDPVLYFIQRMRDEAHRFAIGTHRARRKKELVKNPLDEVSGIGPGRKRALLQHFGTAKAVSRAGITDLLSVPGISEAVAKQVYAHFHDKLPDK
- a CDS encoding SDR family oxidoreductase, which encodes MTSRQLKTVLVTGGAQRIGAAIVRELASHDYAVAIHASRSIDLASSLRDEIVAAGGRAAVVSGDLTDRKERQTIIAEAVAHLGPLGVLVNNASIFRQDSVEHFDEALFDEHFEIHVKAPSILVRDFARQLPESVSGLVVNIIDQRVWSPTPRFYSYTLSKAALYMATKTAAQALAPRIRVNAIGPGPTLPAARQTQADFEKQTAGLIMKKGADLDEFGRTIRYLHDTPSLTGQMIALDGGQHLAWQTPDVAEVVE
- a CDS encoding outer membrane protein yields the protein MRNLIKTLTASVILVSAAAGFARAADAIDEIPLAPEAVETVTSGNWEGAYVGGKLTHQWGKVKDTKDYDANGFGGGVYTGYNKQNGQIVYGVEADVNYSGIDKGYNGVESEQGVNGSLRARVGYDLSPALVYATGGLAATNLESKDATSSDSKNLIGVTIGAGVETKITESITARTEYRFTNYQSQTFDLDSGATERGLKDHQVNIGLGVKF